The DNA window TCGACCAGCGCGCCGAGGGGATCCGGTTCCTGCTCCGCGATCGCGACACGAAGTTCACCGCCGCCTTCGACACGGTCTTCACCGCAGCGGACATCGACGTGATTAGGATACCGCCACAAGCGCCGAGGGCGAACGCCTACGCGGAACGGTGGGTCGGCACGGTGCGGCGTGAGTGCACTGACCGGATGCTCATCGCCGGCGAACGGCACCTGTCGAGCGTCCTGACCGAGTACACCAAGCATTACAACGGCCACCGGCCACACCGATCACTCGGCCAGCGACCACCGAACCCGCCACCGCAGGTCGTTGATCTCAGCAGTGCTCGCGTCCAACGACGCCCGATCCTGGGCGGATTGATCAACGAATACTCGCACGCAGCGTAGGCCGAATCTGATTTACGAGCCCGACAGGCTACCTACGCATCCAAGGCGAACTACTCGGACTCGGCCACCGCGTGGGTGCCTCCACGATCCGCCGGATCCTCAAACGACTCGGCATACCACCAGCGCCGCTACGCCGCGACCACACCACCTGGCGGCGGTTCCTGCGCACCCAGGCGTCGACCATGCTGGCCTGCGACTTCTTCCACGTGGACTGCACACTCACCCCCCAACGCCTGTACGTGTTCTTCGTCATCGAGGTCGACAGCCGCTACGTGCACATCCTCGGCATCACCACCAACCCCAACGGGCCGTGGACCAACCAGGCGGCCCGTAACCTCCTTATGGACCTTGGTGAACGCGCCGACCAGTTCAAGGTCCTCATCCGTGACCGAGCCGGCCAGTTCACCGCCGCCTTCGACGCCGTACTGGCCGATGCCGGCGTGACCGTGTGCAAGATCCCCCCGCAATGCCCGCGGGCGAACGCGCCTGCGGAACGGTTCGTCCCGACCGCCCGCAGCGAGGTGACCGACCGCATGCTCATCTTCGGCGAACGACATCTACGCCGAACACTCAATCAGTACGCACGTCACTACAACGGCCACCGTCCGCATCGGGCCCTGCAGTTGCAGCCCCCACGGTCCGACCGTCCCATCGTTGACCTCACGCATGAGCGGATCAAACGCCGACCCGTCCTCGGCGGGCTGATCAACGAGTACGAACGAGCCGCGTAGAAGTCCAGCTCGGGCCCCATGACAGGG is part of the Micromonospora cremea genome and encodes:
- a CDS encoding integrase core domain-containing protein; protein product: MLACDFFHVDCTLTPQRLYVFFVIEVDSRYVHILGITTNPNGPWTNQAARNLLMDLGERADQFKVLIRDRAGQFTAAFDAVLADAGVTVCKIPPQCPRANAPAERFVPTARSEVTDRMLIFGERHLRRTLNQYARHYNGHRPHRALQLQPPRSDRPIVDLTHERIKRRPVLGGLINEYERAA